From Apium graveolens cultivar Ventura chromosome 9, ASM990537v1, whole genome shotgun sequence, the proteins below share one genomic window:
- the LOC141686536 gene encoding uncharacterized protein LOC141686536 — protein sequence MTTNFMLPDLNEDPIPDLNDIPPMSPAKAKGKRLTNLEKHHIVRTFTLNYNNGKLKQGTINQVAFNYGVSRSAISRIWKETLQAIKSGDDLDVQRKYKGSNKSKVFDLEKVSSIPLRLRTNIRTLACQLNAPKSTVHRIIQRGKIRSHSNALKPFLTSQNMEARVSFVLSHIENSTLHTSPTYVDMYCMVHIDEKWFYMTRTSQKYYLLPSEPEPHRTSKSKRFIIKVMFMSAVARPRYDKDGVCIFDGKIGIFPFTIEEPAARASKNRARGVIEVKPIESITKIVIKQCLIEKIILAIKAKWPSDFNEHIVIQQDNARPHIGDNDQDFIKVAKDGEFYITLANQPPNSPDLNINDLGFFRIIQGLQHEKAPKTVTQLVDAVKQAYEEVSHTTLNYVWLSLMNCMTEILKHRGNNNYKLPHMGKKKLERLGLLPTQINAPLYIVEKALSERTNDN from the coding sequence ATGACAACAAATTTCATGCTTCCAGATTTGAATGAAGACCCAATTCCAGATTTAAATGATATTCCTCCCATGAGTCCTGCAAAAGCAAAAGGAAAGCGATTGACGAATTTAGAGAAGCATCATATTGTTCGTACTTTTACTTTAAATTACAACAATGGCAAGCTTAAACAAGGAACGATCAACCAAGTTGCCTTTAACTATGGAGTCTCGAGGTCGGCAATTTCGAGGATATGGAAGGAAACTCTACAAGCAATTAAAAGTGGTGATGATCTTGATGTGCAAAGAAAGTACAAGGGTAGCAACAAGAGTAAAGTTTTTGATTTAGAGAAGGTAAGTTCAATTCCTTTACGCTTGAGAACCAATATTCGGACACTTGCTTGTCAACTAAATGCACCTAAATCTACGGTCCATAGAATTATTCAAAGGGGAAAAATTAGATCACATTCAAATGCCTTGAAACCTTTTTTAACATCTCAAAATATGGAAGCAAGAGTGAGCTTTGTTTTAAGCCATATTGAAAACTCAACACTCCATACAAGCCCAACATACGTAGACATGTATTGTATGGTTCACATAGACGAGAAGTGGTTTTATATGACAAGAACATCACAAAAATACTACTTATTGCCAAGTGAACCGGAACCGCATAGAACTAGCAAATCTAAGAGATTTATAATAAAAGTTATGTTTATGAGTGCGGTTGCAAGGCCTAGGTATGACAAAGATGGTGTTTGTATATTTGATGGAAAAATAGGAATATTTCCTTTTACTATTGAGGAGCCGGCGGCTAGAGCAAGTAAGAATAGAGCAAGGGGTGTCATAGAAGTGAAACCCATAGAAAGCATCACCAAGATTGTGATCAAGCAATGCCTAATCGAAAAGATTATTTTGGCTATAAAAGCTAAATGGCCATCCGACTTTAACGAACATATAGTCATTCAACAAGATAACGCTAGACCTCATATAGGTGACAATGACCAAGATTTTATCAAGGTTGCAAAAGATGGTGAATTCTACATTACATTAGCTAATCAACCACCTAATAGTCCGGATCTCAATATCAATGATTTGGGTTTTTTCCGAATAATACAAGGACTACAACATGAAAAGGCGCCTAAAACGGTTACTCAACTAGTTGATGCCGTGAAGCAAGCCTATGAAGAAGTTAGTCATACCACTTTGAATTATGTTTGGTTGTCACTTATGAATTGTATGACGGAGATACTAAAACACCGTGGTAATAACAATTATAAGCTCCCGCACATGGGGAAAAAGAAGCTTGAACGTCTTGGGTTACTACCTACTCAAATCAATGCTCCACTATACATAGTGGAGAAGGCACTAAGCGAGAGAACTAACGACAATTAA
- the LOC141683862 gene encoding serine/arginine-rich splicing factor RSZ22A-like has product MSRVYVGNLDPRVTERELEDEFRKYGTIRSVWVARRPPGYAFIDFDDRRDAEDAIREIDGRNGWRVELSHNSRGGSGGGSRGGGGGRGDGRGRSGGSDLKCYECGEAGHFARECRMRGGGGGGGGGGGGGGGRRRSRSRSPPRYRRSPSYGRRSYSPRARSPRRRSLTPRGRSYSRSPPPYRAREEVRPREEVRVREEIPYANGNGRRRSRS; this is encoded by the exons ATGTCTCGTGTTTATGTTGGAAATTTGGATCCGCGAGTTACTGAGCGGGAGCTGGAGGATGAGTTTCGTAAGTACGGAACTATTCGAAG TGTTTGGGTTGCGAGGAGGCCTCCAGGTTATGCTTTCATTGACTTTGATGATCGAAGAGATGCTGAAGATGCTATTCGTGAAATAGATG GTAGAAATGGCTGGAGAGTTGAGCTCTCCCATAACTCTAGGGGTGGATCTGGTGGAGGTAGCAGGGGTGGTGGTGGTGGTCGTGGAGACGGGCGTGGTCGTTCTGGTGGTTCAGATCTGAAGTGCTATGAATGTGGTGAAGCTGGACATTTTGCTCGTGAATGTCGAATGCgcggtggtggtggtggtggcgGCGGCGGCGGTGGAGGAGGAGGTGGTAGGCGTCGTAGTCGTAGCCGCAGTCCTCCAAGATATAGGAGAAGCCCAAGCTATGGGCGAAG GAGTTACAGTCCTCGTGCTCGATCCCCCAGGCGTCGTAGTTTAACTCCTCGTGGTCGCAGCTATAGCAGGTCGCCACCACCTTATCGTGCACGAGAGGAGGTTCGTCCACGTGAGGAGGTTCGTGTGCGGGAGGAGATTCCATATGCAAATGG GAATGGCCGTCGTCGAAGCAGGAGTTGA
- the LOC141683860 gene encoding putative cyclic nucleotide-gated ion channel 14: MELLGREKQVRFYKNGAQIHNDMWEESPKQSPEYKMSAPLLKPEGFSTIAYSAGKKGSTKGGSGIMKRSTGACKVYPESNHEQQKTRKGPRILDPGTDVIVKWNRVFLFFCLVALFVDPLFFYLPSVQKRFDENLLSSCMVTDLNLGIIVTCFRSVADIFYVIHIFMKFRTAYVSPSSRVFGRGELVMDPHEIAKRYLKSDFFVDLIAALPLPQIVIWFIIPAIRSSHADHNNNALVLIVLLQYIPRLYLIFPLSSQIIKATGVVAKTAWAGAAYNLVLYMLASHVLGASWYLLSIERHATCWKSACRHEQDPVQCFPRFLDCRTFDDDDRRTWANSTTVFSKCEPGFTEGFKYGIFENAVANHVVSSKFLEKFFYCLWWGLQNLSSYGQSLSTSTYIGETSFAILIAIVGLVLFSHLIGNMQTYLQSMTVRLEEWRLKRRDTEEWMKHRQLPQHLQVRVRSFVQYKWLATRGVDEESILHALPKDLRQDIQRHLCLDLVRRVPFFSQMDDQLLNAICERLVSSLSTQGTFIVREGDPVTEMLFIIRGRLDSSTTDGGRTDFFNSITLRPGDYCGEELLAWALLPKSTLNLPTSTRTVKALNEVEAFALGAEDLKFVANQFRRLHSKKLQHTFRFYSYHWRTWAACFIQAAWRRYKRRSMAKTLSAKESFYCPDNYDHMVDESEAKEGERNSTVNSSHASQSLGVTILASRFAANTRRGAQKTKNIEILKVQKPEEPDFSTEPEDN, translated from the exons ATGGAGTTACTTGGCAGAGAGAAGCAAGTCAG GTTTTACAAAAATGGAGCCCAAATTCATAATGATATGTGGGAGGAGTCCCCAAAACAGTCTCCAGAGTACAAGATGTCAGCACCATTGCTGAAGCCAGAAGGATTTAGTACTATTGCTTATAGTGCCGGTAAGAAAGGGAGCACAAAGGGGGGATCGGGAATCATGAAGAGATCAACTGGTGCTTGTAAAGTTTATCCAGAAAGCAATCACGAGCAACAGAAAACCCGAAAAGGGCCAAGAATTCTTGATCCCGGAACTGATGTTATTGTGAAATGGAACAGagttttccttttcttttgtttgGTGGCACTCTTTGTTGATCCATTGTTTTTTTACCTCCCTTCTGTACAAAAGAGATTTGATGAAAATTTATTATCATCATGTATGGTTACTGACTTGAATTTGGGGATTATAGTGACTTGTTTTCGTTCTGTTGCGGATATTTTTTATGTTATACACATATTTATGAAGTTTAGAACAGCTTATGTGTCTCCAAGCTCAAGAGTGTTTGGAAGAGGTGAACTTGTAATGGATCCTCATGAGATAGCTAAGAGGTATTTGAAGTCAGATTTCTTCGTAGATCTCATTGCAGCACTGCCTCTTCCTCAG ATTGTCATATGGTTTATCATACCTGCAATTAGAAGCTCCCATGCTGATCACAACAACAATGCTCTGGTGCTAATAGTCCTTCTTCAGTATATCCCCAGATTATATCTGATCTTTCCCCTTAGTAGTCAGATCATCAAAGCTACAGGCGTCGTTGCAAAGACAGCCTGGGCCGGGGCTGCTTACAATCTCGTTCTGTACATGTTAGCTAGTCAT GTCTTAGGAGCATCCTGGTACTTGTTATCTATTGAAAGGCATGCAACCTGCTGGAAATCAGCCTGCAGACATGAGCAGGACCCTGTGCAATGCTTCCCGCGATTTTTGGATTGTCGTACTTTTGACGATGATGACAGGAGGACATGGGCAAATAGCACAACTGTCTTCAGTAAATGTGAACCAGGCTTCACTGAAGGATTCAAGTATGGCATATTTGAAAATGCTGTGGCGAATCACGTTGTCTCCTCAAAGTTTCTTGAGAAGTTTTTCTATTGTTTATGGTGGGGGTTGCAGAACTTAAG TTCTTATGGCCAGAGTCTGTCCACAAGCACATATATTGGCGAAACCTCGTTTGCCATACTCATCGCGATTGTTGGTCTTGTTTTGTTTTCCCATTTAATCGGAAACATGCAG ACATACCTTCAATCCATGACTGTGAGGCTTGAGGAATGGAGGCTCAAACGACGAGACACAGAGGAGTGGATGAAGCATCGCCAACTCCCTCAGCATCTCCAAGTACGTGTTCGTAGTTTTGTACAATACAAGTGGTTAGCAACAAGAGGAGTTGATGAAGAATCTATTTTACATGCCTTACCTAAAGATCTCCGTCAGGACATCCAACGCCACCTATGTCTGGATCTTGTTCGACGT GTTCCATTTTTCTCACAGATGGATGATCAGTTGCTCAATGCCATTTGTGAACGCCTCGTATCATCTTTGAGCACCCAGGGTACCTTCATAGTTCGTGAAGGCGATCCTGTCACAGAAATGCTTTTCATAATCAGAGGGAGGCTTGATAGCTCAACTACAGATGGAGGGCGCACAGATTTCTTCAATTCAATCACTTTAAGACCCGGTGACTATTGTGGCGAGGAATTGCTAGCTTGGGCATTGCTCCCTAAATCAACTCTTAATTTACCAACTTCTACGAGGACAGTCAAAGCCCTTAACGAAGTGGAAGCATTTGCATTGGGAGCAGAGGATCTCAAATTTGTGGCAAACCAGTTCAGACGTCTCCATAGTAAGAAGCTACAACATACGTTCCGTTTCTATTCTTACCATTGGAGGACATGGGCTGCTTGTTTTATTCAAGCTGCATGGCGTAGATACAAGCGACGATCAATGGCAAAGACTCTTAGTGCGAAAGAGTCATTTTACTGTCCTGATAATTATGATCACATGGTTGATGAATCTGAAGCCAAAGAGGGAGAAAGAAACAGTACAGTGAACTCTTCTCATGCTTCTCAAAGCCTTGGAGTCACAATATTAGCTTCCAGGTTTGCTGCCAACACAAGAAGAGGTGCCCAGAAGACGAAGAACATAGAAATTCTTAAGGTACAAAAGCCTGAAGAGCCAGACTTTTCGACTGAACCTGAGGACAATTAG